In Paroedura picta isolate Pp20150507F chromosome 12, Ppicta_v3.0, whole genome shotgun sequence, one DNA window encodes the following:
- the LOC143821426 gene encoding saposin-C-like encodes MALFIFCLNAAVGAALAGTFLVPETCLQGPEFWCKDAAAAVECRREQYCWDLQSSSWLEETLSEEDKALRPRKKCSICIKIIQKIQELAGEDPDEEAIDNAIRNTCKAMGKPLSWACKALLKKFKDKIMEAMENSEDPNEICTDLKMCRSV; translated from the exons ATGGCCTTGTTCATTTTCTGCCTGAATGCTGCTGTAGGTGCAG CCTTGGCTGGAACCTTCCTGGTTCCCGAGACATGCTTGCAGGGTCCAGAGTTCTGGTGCAAGGATGCAGCTGCAGCAGTTGAGTGCAGGAGAGAGCAATACTGTTGGGACCTCCAGAGCAGCTCTTGGTTG GAGGAGACACTCTCAGAAGAGGATAAGGCTCTCCGCCCAAGGAAGAAATGCTCTATATGCATTAAGATCATCCAGAAGATCCAGGAACTGGCTGGAGAGGATCCCGATGAA GAAGCAATTGATAATGCAATCCGAAATACATGCAAAGCTATGGGCAAGCCCCTGAGTTGggcctgcaaagccctgttgAAAAAGTTCAAAGATAAGATCATGGAGGCAATGGAGAACAGTGAGGATCCTAATGAAATATGCACTGACCTCAAAATGTGCCGAAGTGTCTGA
- the MYL7 gene encoding myosin regulatory light chain 2, atrial isoform: protein MASRKAGTRSKAAAKRQQRGSSNVFSMFEQSQIQEFKEAFSCIDQNRDGIISKSDLKETYGQLGKINVKDEELEEMLKEGKGPINFTVFLTLFGEKLNGTDPEESILAAFKLFDPNGTGYVNKEEFKQLLLTQADKFSPEEVEQMFAVAPIDVAGNIDYKSLCYIITHGDEKED from the exons ATG GCTAGCAGAAAAGCTGGGACTCGAAGCAAAGCGGCTGCCAAGCGTCAGCAGCGAGGCTCTTCCAATGTCTTCTCCATGTTTGAGCAGTCACAGATCCAGGAGTTCAAGGAG GCATTCAGCTGCATTGATCAGAACCGTGACGGCATTATCAGCAAATCAGACTTGAAAGAGACCTATGGCCAACTTG GAAAAATTAATGTGAAGGATGAGGAGCTGGAAGAGATgttgaaggaagggaaaggaccaATTAATTTCACAGTCTTTTTAACCCTCTTTGGAGAGAAACTGAACG GAACTGACCCAGAAGAATCCATCCTTGCTGCCTTCAAGCTCTTTGACCCCAATGGAACAGGCTATGTCAACAAAGAAGA GTTTAAGCAACTCCTGCTAACTCAGGCAGACAAGTTCTCTCCTGAGGAG gTGGAGCAAATGTTTGCTGTGGCCCCCATTGACGTGGCCGGGAACATTGATTACAAATCTCTATGTTATATCATCACACATGGTGATGAGAAGGAAGACTAA
- the GCK gene encoding hexokinase-4 isoform X2 — MLEHRTSRMDRAKKERVEQILSEFRLHEEDLKKIMYRMQKEMDRGLKLETHEEASVKMLPTYVRSTPEGSEVGDFLSLDLGGTNFRVMLVKVGEGEEGQWNVKTKHQMYSIPEDAMTGTAEMLFDYISECISDFLDKHQMKHKKLPLGFTFSFPVRHEELDKGILLNWTKGFKASGAEGNNVVGLLRDAIKRRGDFEMDVVAMVNDTVATMVSCYYEDHRCEVGMIVGTGCNACYMEELQNVELVEGDEGRMCVNTEWGAFGESGELDEFLLEYDRVVDETSLNPGQQLYEKIIGGKYMGEIVRLVLLKLVNENLLFTGEAPEKLKTRGSFETRFISQIESDPGDRKQIYNILNSLGVMSSVTDCDIVRMACESVSTRAAQMCSAGLAGVINRMRKSRCEETLKITVGVDGSVYKLHPSFKDRFHAAVRQLTPGCEITFLQSEEGSGRGAALISAVACKMACMMGQ; from the exons GTGGAGCAGATCCTGTCGGAGTTTAGGCTACATGAAGAGGATCTGAAAAAAATAATGTACCGAATGCAGAAGGAAATGGACCGAGGGCTAAAGCTGGAGACCCACGAAGAGGCTTCGGTAAAGATGCTGCCCACCTACGTGCGCTCCACCCCTGAGGGGTCAG AAGTTGGCGATTTCCTATCTTTGGATCTTGGGGGCACAAATTTCCGAGTGATGTTGGTCAAAGTGGGGGAAGGTGAAGAAGGGCAATGGAACGTGAAGACAAAGCACCAAATGTATTCCATCCCAGAGGATGCCATGACAGGAACAGCCGAAATG cTCTTTGACTACATCTCAGAATGCATCTCTGACTTCCTAGATAAACACCAAATGAAACACAAAAAGCTACCTCTTGGCTTTACGTTTTCCTTCCCTGTGAGACACGAGGAGCTCGACAAG GGGATCTTGCTGAACTGGACGAAAGGCTTTAAAGCATCAGGAGCTGAAGGGAACAACGTTGTGGGGCTGCTGAGAGATGCCATCAAACGGCGGGGG GACTTTGAGATGGACGTGGTAGCGATGGTCAATGACACAGTGGCAACCATGGTGTCCTGCTATTATGAAGATCACCGCTGTGAAGTAGGCATGATCGTAG GCACAGGTTGCAATGCCTGCTACATGGAAGAGTTGCAGAATGTCGAGTTGGTGGAAGGGGATGAAGGCCGGATGTGCGTTAACACCGAGTGGGGAGCTTTTGGAGAATCAGGAGAACTGGATGAGTTCCTTTTGGAGTATGATCGTGTGGTGGACGAAACCTCGCTTAACCCCGGTCAGCAGCT GTATGAGAAGATCATTGGCGGGAAGTACATGGGAGAGATTGTGCGGTTAGTGCTGCTAAAACTGGTCAACGAAAATTTGCTCTTCACTGGAGAAGCTCCAGAGAAGCTCAAAACCAGGGGGTCCTTTGAAACTCGTTTTATCTCGCAGATCGAAAG TGACCCTGGCGATCGCAAGCAGATCTACAACATCCTGAATTCTTTGGGAGTGATGTCTTCGGTAACGGACTGTGACATTGTTCGGATGGCGTGTGAGAGTGTTTCCACACGGGCGGCGCAGATGTGTTCGGCTGGACTGGCTGGTGTCATCAACCGCATGAGGAAGAGCAGGTGTGAGGAGACGTTGAAGATTACTGTCGGAGTCGATGGCTCTGTCTACAAGCTCCaccccag CTTCAAAGATCGGTTCCATGCAGCCGTCAGACAACTTACGCCGGGCTGCGAAATCACTTTCCTGCAATCGGAGGAAGGCAGCGGGCGGGGAGCGGCGCTCATCTCTGCTGTGGCGTGCAAAATGGCCTGCATGATGGGCCAGTGA
- the GCK gene encoding hexokinase-4 isoform X1: protein MGLDMEGMPRMRKLRGKRCQEVEQILSEFRLHEEDLKKIMYRMQKEMDRGLKLETHEEASVKMLPTYVRSTPEGSEVGDFLSLDLGGTNFRVMLVKVGEGEEGQWNVKTKHQMYSIPEDAMTGTAEMLFDYISECISDFLDKHQMKHKKLPLGFTFSFPVRHEELDKGILLNWTKGFKASGAEGNNVVGLLRDAIKRRGDFEMDVVAMVNDTVATMVSCYYEDHRCEVGMIVGTGCNACYMEELQNVELVEGDEGRMCVNTEWGAFGESGELDEFLLEYDRVVDETSLNPGQQLYEKIIGGKYMGEIVRLVLLKLVNENLLFTGEAPEKLKTRGSFETRFISQIESDPGDRKQIYNILNSLGVMSSVTDCDIVRMACESVSTRAAQMCSAGLAGVINRMRKSRCEETLKITVGVDGSVYKLHPSFKDRFHAAVRQLTPGCEITFLQSEEGSGRGAALISAVACKMACMMGQ from the exons GTGGAGCAGATCCTGTCGGAGTTTAGGCTACATGAAGAGGATCTGAAAAAAATAATGTACCGAATGCAGAAGGAAATGGACCGAGGGCTAAAGCTGGAGACCCACGAAGAGGCTTCGGTAAAGATGCTGCCCACCTACGTGCGCTCCACCCCTGAGGGGTCAG AAGTTGGCGATTTCCTATCTTTGGATCTTGGGGGCACAAATTTCCGAGTGATGTTGGTCAAAGTGGGGGAAGGTGAAGAAGGGCAATGGAACGTGAAGACAAAGCACCAAATGTATTCCATCCCAGAGGATGCCATGACAGGAACAGCCGAAATG cTCTTTGACTACATCTCAGAATGCATCTCTGACTTCCTAGATAAACACCAAATGAAACACAAAAAGCTACCTCTTGGCTTTACGTTTTCCTTCCCTGTGAGACACGAGGAGCTCGACAAG GGGATCTTGCTGAACTGGACGAAAGGCTTTAAAGCATCAGGAGCTGAAGGGAACAACGTTGTGGGGCTGCTGAGAGATGCCATCAAACGGCGGGGG GACTTTGAGATGGACGTGGTAGCGATGGTCAATGACACAGTGGCAACCATGGTGTCCTGCTATTATGAAGATCACCGCTGTGAAGTAGGCATGATCGTAG GCACAGGTTGCAATGCCTGCTACATGGAAGAGTTGCAGAATGTCGAGTTGGTGGAAGGGGATGAAGGCCGGATGTGCGTTAACACCGAGTGGGGAGCTTTTGGAGAATCAGGAGAACTGGATGAGTTCCTTTTGGAGTATGATCGTGTGGTGGACGAAACCTCGCTTAACCCCGGTCAGCAGCT GTATGAGAAGATCATTGGCGGGAAGTACATGGGAGAGATTGTGCGGTTAGTGCTGCTAAAACTGGTCAACGAAAATTTGCTCTTCACTGGAGAAGCTCCAGAGAAGCTCAAAACCAGGGGGTCCTTTGAAACTCGTTTTATCTCGCAGATCGAAAG TGACCCTGGCGATCGCAAGCAGATCTACAACATCCTGAATTCTTTGGGAGTGATGTCTTCGGTAACGGACTGTGACATTGTTCGGATGGCGTGTGAGAGTGTTTCCACACGGGCGGCGCAGATGTGTTCGGCTGGACTGGCTGGTGTCATCAACCGCATGAGGAAGAGCAGGTGTGAGGAGACGTTGAAGATTACTGTCGGAGTCGATGGCTCTGTCTACAAGCTCCaccccag CTTCAAAGATCGGTTCCATGCAGCCGTCAGACAACTTACGCCGGGCTGCGAAATCACTTTCCTGCAATCGGAGGAAGGCAGCGGGCGGGGAGCGGCGCTCATCTCTGCTGTGGCGTGCAAAATGGCCTGCATGATGGGCCAGTGA
- the GCK gene encoding hexokinase-4 isoform X3 codes for MTKTVIEIFQLVEQILSEFRLHEEDLKKIMYRMQKEMDRGLKLETHEEASVKMLPTYVRSTPEGSEVGDFLSLDLGGTNFRVMLVKVGEGEEGQWNVKTKHQMYSIPEDAMTGTAEMLFDYISECISDFLDKHQMKHKKLPLGFTFSFPVRHEELDKGILLNWTKGFKASGAEGNNVVGLLRDAIKRRGDFEMDVVAMVNDTVATMVSCYYEDHRCEVGMIVGTGCNACYMEELQNVELVEGDEGRMCVNTEWGAFGESGELDEFLLEYDRVVDETSLNPGQQLYEKIIGGKYMGEIVRLVLLKLVNENLLFTGEAPEKLKTRGSFETRFISQIESDPGDRKQIYNILNSLGVMSSVTDCDIVRMACESVSTRAAQMCSAGLAGVINRMRKSRCEETLKITVGVDGSVYKLHPSFKDRFHAAVRQLTPGCEITFLQSEEGSGRGAALISAVACKMACMMGQ; via the exons ATGACAAAGACCGTGATTGAGATCTTCCAGCTG GTGGAGCAGATCCTGTCGGAGTTTAGGCTACATGAAGAGGATCTGAAAAAAATAATGTACCGAATGCAGAAGGAAATGGACCGAGGGCTAAAGCTGGAGACCCACGAAGAGGCTTCGGTAAAGATGCTGCCCACCTACGTGCGCTCCACCCCTGAGGGGTCAG AAGTTGGCGATTTCCTATCTTTGGATCTTGGGGGCACAAATTTCCGAGTGATGTTGGTCAAAGTGGGGGAAGGTGAAGAAGGGCAATGGAACGTGAAGACAAAGCACCAAATGTATTCCATCCCAGAGGATGCCATGACAGGAACAGCCGAAATG cTCTTTGACTACATCTCAGAATGCATCTCTGACTTCCTAGATAAACACCAAATGAAACACAAAAAGCTACCTCTTGGCTTTACGTTTTCCTTCCCTGTGAGACACGAGGAGCTCGACAAG GGGATCTTGCTGAACTGGACGAAAGGCTTTAAAGCATCAGGAGCTGAAGGGAACAACGTTGTGGGGCTGCTGAGAGATGCCATCAAACGGCGGGGG GACTTTGAGATGGACGTGGTAGCGATGGTCAATGACACAGTGGCAACCATGGTGTCCTGCTATTATGAAGATCACCGCTGTGAAGTAGGCATGATCGTAG GCACAGGTTGCAATGCCTGCTACATGGAAGAGTTGCAGAATGTCGAGTTGGTGGAAGGGGATGAAGGCCGGATGTGCGTTAACACCGAGTGGGGAGCTTTTGGAGAATCAGGAGAACTGGATGAGTTCCTTTTGGAGTATGATCGTGTGGTGGACGAAACCTCGCTTAACCCCGGTCAGCAGCT GTATGAGAAGATCATTGGCGGGAAGTACATGGGAGAGATTGTGCGGTTAGTGCTGCTAAAACTGGTCAACGAAAATTTGCTCTTCACTGGAGAAGCTCCAGAGAAGCTCAAAACCAGGGGGTCCTTTGAAACTCGTTTTATCTCGCAGATCGAAAG TGACCCTGGCGATCGCAAGCAGATCTACAACATCCTGAATTCTTTGGGAGTGATGTCTTCGGTAACGGACTGTGACATTGTTCGGATGGCGTGTGAGAGTGTTTCCACACGGGCGGCGCAGATGTGTTCGGCTGGACTGGCTGGTGTCATCAACCGCATGAGGAAGAGCAGGTGTGAGGAGACGTTGAAGATTACTGTCGGAGTCGATGGCTCTGTCTACAAGCTCCaccccag CTTCAAAGATCGGTTCCATGCAGCCGTCAGACAACTTACGCCGGGCTGCGAAATCACTTTCCTGCAATCGGAGGAAGGCAGCGGGCGGGGAGCGGCGCTCATCTCTGCTGTGGCGTGCAAAATGGCCTGCATGATGGGCCAGTGA
- the GCK gene encoding hexokinase-4 isoform X4, producing the protein MYRMQKEMDRGLKLETHEEASVKMLPTYVRSTPEGSEVGDFLSLDLGGTNFRVMLVKVGEGEEGQWNVKTKHQMYSIPEDAMTGTAEMLFDYISECISDFLDKHQMKHKKLPLGFTFSFPVRHEELDKGILLNWTKGFKASGAEGNNVVGLLRDAIKRRGDFEMDVVAMVNDTVATMVSCYYEDHRCEVGMIVGTGCNACYMEELQNVELVEGDEGRMCVNTEWGAFGESGELDEFLLEYDRVVDETSLNPGQQLYEKIIGGKYMGEIVRLVLLKLVNENLLFTGEAPEKLKTRGSFETRFISQIESDPGDRKQIYNILNSLGVMSSVTDCDIVRMACESVSTRAAQMCSAGLAGVINRMRKSRCEETLKITVGVDGSVYKLHPSFKDRFHAAVRQLTPGCEITFLQSEEGSGRGAALISAVACKMACMMGQ; encoded by the exons ATGTACCGAATGCAGAAGGAAATGGACCGAGGGCTAAAGCTGGAGACCCACGAAGAGGCTTCGGTAAAGATGCTGCCCACCTACGTGCGCTCCACCCCTGAGGGGTCAG AAGTTGGCGATTTCCTATCTTTGGATCTTGGGGGCACAAATTTCCGAGTGATGTTGGTCAAAGTGGGGGAAGGTGAAGAAGGGCAATGGAACGTGAAGACAAAGCACCAAATGTATTCCATCCCAGAGGATGCCATGACAGGAACAGCCGAAATG cTCTTTGACTACATCTCAGAATGCATCTCTGACTTCCTAGATAAACACCAAATGAAACACAAAAAGCTACCTCTTGGCTTTACGTTTTCCTTCCCTGTGAGACACGAGGAGCTCGACAAG GGGATCTTGCTGAACTGGACGAAAGGCTTTAAAGCATCAGGAGCTGAAGGGAACAACGTTGTGGGGCTGCTGAGAGATGCCATCAAACGGCGGGGG GACTTTGAGATGGACGTGGTAGCGATGGTCAATGACACAGTGGCAACCATGGTGTCCTGCTATTATGAAGATCACCGCTGTGAAGTAGGCATGATCGTAG GCACAGGTTGCAATGCCTGCTACATGGAAGAGTTGCAGAATGTCGAGTTGGTGGAAGGGGATGAAGGCCGGATGTGCGTTAACACCGAGTGGGGAGCTTTTGGAGAATCAGGAGAACTGGATGAGTTCCTTTTGGAGTATGATCGTGTGGTGGACGAAACCTCGCTTAACCCCGGTCAGCAGCT GTATGAGAAGATCATTGGCGGGAAGTACATGGGAGAGATTGTGCGGTTAGTGCTGCTAAAACTGGTCAACGAAAATTTGCTCTTCACTGGAGAAGCTCCAGAGAAGCTCAAAACCAGGGGGTCCTTTGAAACTCGTTTTATCTCGCAGATCGAAAG TGACCCTGGCGATCGCAAGCAGATCTACAACATCCTGAATTCTTTGGGAGTGATGTCTTCGGTAACGGACTGTGACATTGTTCGGATGGCGTGTGAGAGTGTTTCCACACGGGCGGCGCAGATGTGTTCGGCTGGACTGGCTGGTGTCATCAACCGCATGAGGAAGAGCAGGTGTGAGGAGACGTTGAAGATTACTGTCGGAGTCGATGGCTCTGTCTACAAGCTCCaccccag CTTCAAAGATCGGTTCCATGCAGCCGTCAGACAACTTACGCCGGGCTGCGAAATCACTTTCCTGCAATCGGAGGAAGGCAGCGGGCGGGGAGCGGCGCTCATCTCTGCTGTGGCGTGCAAAATGGCCTGCATGATGGGCCAGTGA
- the GCK gene encoding hexokinase-4 isoform X5, which translates to MGEIVRLVLLKLVNENLLFTGEAPEKLKTRGSFETRFISQIESDPGDRKQIYNILNSLGVMSSVTDCDIVRMACESVSTRAAQMCSAGLAGVINRMRKSRCEETLKITVGVDGSVYKLHPSFKDRFHAAVRQLTPGCEITFLQSEEGSGRGAALISAVACKMACMMGQ; encoded by the exons ATGGGAGAGATTGTGCGGTTAGTGCTGCTAAAACTGGTCAACGAAAATTTGCTCTTCACTGGAGAAGCTCCAGAGAAGCTCAAAACCAGGGGGTCCTTTGAAACTCGTTTTATCTCGCAGATCGAAAG TGACCCTGGCGATCGCAAGCAGATCTACAACATCCTGAATTCTTTGGGAGTGATGTCTTCGGTAACGGACTGTGACATTGTTCGGATGGCGTGTGAGAGTGTTTCCACACGGGCGGCGCAGATGTGTTCGGCTGGACTGGCTGGTGTCATCAACCGCATGAGGAAGAGCAGGTGTGAGGAGACGTTGAAGATTACTGTCGGAGTCGATGGCTCTGTCTACAAGCTCCaccccag CTTCAAAGATCGGTTCCATGCAGCCGTCAGACAACTTACGCCGGGCTGCGAAATCACTTTCCTGCAATCGGAGGAAGGCAGCGGGCGGGGAGCGGCGCTCATCTCTGCTGTGGCGTGCAAAATGGCCTGCATGATGGGCCAGTGA